The proteins below come from a single Triticum aestivum cultivar Chinese Spring chromosome 5D, IWGSC CS RefSeq v2.1, whole genome shotgun sequence genomic window:
- the LOC123120414 gene encoding 40S ribosomal protein S16 — MAAVLTRPTPGTVQCFGRKKTAVAVAYTKPGRGLIKVNGAPIELIRPEMLRLKAFEPIMLAGRSRFKDIDMRIRVRGGGKTSQIYAIRQAVAKALVAYYQKYVDEAAKKEVKDIFARYDRTLLVADPRRCEPKKFGGRGARARFQKSYR, encoded by the coding sequence ATGGCTGCTGTCCTCACCCGCCCGACGCCGGGCACGGTCCAGTGCTTCGGGCGCAAGAAGACGGCGGTGGCCGTCGCGTACACCAAGCCAGGGCGCGGCCTCATCAAGGTGAACGGCGCTCCCATCGAGCTGATCCGCCCGGAGATGCTCCGCCTCAAGGCGTTCGAGCCCATCATGCTCGCCGGCCGCTCCCGCTTCAAGGACATCGACATGAGGATCCGCGTTCGCGGCGGCGGGAAGACCTCCCAGATCTACGCCATCCGTCAGGCCGTCGCCAAGGCGCTCGTCGCCTACTACCAGAAGTATGTcgacgaggccgccaagaaggaggtCAAGGACATCTTCGCCCGCTACGACCGTACCCTCCTCGTCGCCGACCCCCGTCGCTGCGAGCCCAAGAAGTTCGGTGGTCGCGGCGCCCGCGCGAGGTTCCAGAAGTCTTACCGTTGA